TAATGATGTCCAATAGCAAAGTATTCGTCAGTGACTGCCACGTTTTTTATTTTAGAGGCTTTAAATAACTTCCAGCCAACAGGTTTGCCTGATTTACTTTCTCCTTTTACCTGAAAAGCTCTTAAAACTTCATTGCCTACTTTACTTTCGCCGTAACAGTACGGTTCAGCTACACGAGTACTGTCTTCGTAGTTGAACTGGATCATTTTTTTGGACTGTATTGCAGAACAGATCACATTTTTAATATCATTTTGCATGATATTATTATGATAAAAAGGAGTATTTGACCATTATGAAAATTAGATAATTATAACATTAAAAATAAAATTAGCTTTAAATCTAAAATTAATCGCCATGAACAGACTTAGCTTTATCATAAGCATTTTTAAGTGTGTGCATATCAACACTGGTGTAAATCTGGGTAGTACTCAAGTTGGCGTGTCCTAAAAGCTGCTGAATTGCTCTAATATCAACACCATTCTTTAAAAGGTGGGTTGCAAAGGAGTGCCTTAAAATGTGGGGAGTTACCTTTTTCTTAATCCCTGCAGCTTTAGCATGGTCTTTAATCATCATCTGGATATATCTAGGAGTTAAATGATTTCCAGACCTGTTTACAAAAAGAAATGGGCTGTCGTCGTCTTTTTTCTCGATATATTCTTCAATTAATGTTTTTGTCCTGCCGTCAAAAAGTACAATTCTGTCTTTTTCCCCTTTTCCACGGATCCTTATTGTCCTTTCTGTAAGATCAACATTATCTGTATGTAAATATACCAGCTCTGAAACTCTAAGTCCTGATGAATAAAGTAAAGCTAAAATAACTTTATTTCTGAGATTCCTAAGTTGGGCATGTTTAGTTATGTTTTCACCTGCTTTATCATAGGCATGTATCAGGTTTTTCACTTCCTGTTCATTTAAATGTTTAGGGAGTGATTTAGTCCGTTTAGGTGTTTTAATTTCATTTAAAATGTGAATACCGCCGAATTCAAAGAACTTTTTCACCACTACGGTTACAAGGTATATGTAGTTCTGTGAAACGTTTTTGTCACGCTTCAGGTGGGTTATATATTTTTTAAATGCCCTTAAAACCCTTCGATCATCAGTGAGGTTCTTTTCTGCAAGTAAAAAATTATAAAAATTAATAACGATTGATTTGTATGTTTTGATGGTATTTCTAGAATAGTTTCTTATCTCCATCTCAATGAGATAATCTTCTATCATTTCGGGAAAATCATAACGTTCTAAAATAGATTCATCTATGTCATAGCCGTGTGCTTCAGAAACAACTTCGCCCCCGTTTCTTCTCATGTGATTAGAATATGGATTCATGGTATCAGCTATGACATGTTTATTTAATTGAAATTAGATAATAGCGTATTTTGGTTTAGGGGTTATACTACATAAGTTTTACTACATATAACTCCTGTCCACATTCTCATTTGGTCTGTATCCTTTTCCATTTCCCATGCTCTGAGAACTGGACAGATCTTTTTGAATAGCATTTTCAAAGGAATTATACCTTTTAAGAATTTGATCTTCGATTGAAATTGCGTTATTTACGGCAAAGTTCATATGTTTTTCAATTATAAGATCTGCACCTTCCATTACAGCCATATCACCTGCCATTTTAACAACACCACCAAGATCTCTTAATCTAAGAGTTAAAGAGTCTTTTTGCTCATCAATAACATTTGCCCTTTTCCTGGCTTCGTCAATTAAAATATTAACAGCCCCTTTTGATGCATGGGGTATTTTACCGTCCATTTCAATTTCCTGAGCTACAAACTGTGCAAGTTTTGCAACATTTTCTTCAGTATCTGGCATCGTTGTCTTCATAAGGATTTCATAACCTTCTCCCTGTATTCTTGAACGTAACGGTGGCAGGATGTACTGTATATCTCGTATATTGCATGCTCCAACAAAAATAAAGTCGCATGGAACATTTTCAACTTTAACTGAACTTCCAGCACTTTGCGGATTCCTTCCTATAATTGGGAATACTTTGTCCTGCATAGCGCTTAATATATAACGCTGTAATCTTGCAATATGAACTATTTCATCTATAAAAAGAACGCCTTCATGGGCTTCATGGATGGCGCCAGGTACGACTCTTTCATAGGGTTGTGTCCCTAAATCTGGATGTCCCCCATAAGGGTCATGCCTGACATCACCTAAAAGTTCAGTTTCACTTGCTCCCGTTGCCTGAACAAATAATTTTCTTTTAAGTGGAACTATAACATTTTTTGGTTTTTCATCCACAAGTTCACGCCGTTTTTCAAGGGCATGCTGGTCAAGTATCTTAATTTGGTCCCCATCAATTCTTTCATAGATTACAACTTCTTCTTTTCCATTTTTAACTCGGGTTGTTGTAACTCTATCTTGGGGTATGCTTATAGGGCCGCTGTTCATCTCAAACATTCCGAGGAGATCACCTAAGTGTTTTCTTCGGGCATTGATATGTGAAAATTTATCTCCACCACATTCTGGGCATATACTTTGATATGCGCTGTTGAAACTTCCACAGTGGATGCATCTAAACCCTAGTCTTTCCGCAACTGCATCTGGGACTTCAGCAGGATCTACAACATCTCCTTCTGCTTTTTGTAGATCTATTCTTTCATTTTCCCGTTCTTTACGCGTTTTGAGTTCAACAAAAGGCCTTTCGGGTCTTTCAGGGTTGTGTACAACGGTTACTTCTTCATTAGGTTTGGTTAAATGAAAAGAAATTGCCTGGGCTATCAATGATTTTCCAATTCCTGGAGGTCCCACAAGCAGCAGGTTTCTCCGTTGCTTCGCAGCAATTTTTACAAATTTTATAATATCATCGTGCCCGATAACTCTATTTAAGGGGTCTTTTGGTATTAAAATGTCTTTTGTAGTTTCTATATCTCCTAAAAACTCTTTTTTCATGTTAACATACATAATAAATACCCCTGGAATGTGGATTGGGGGATGTTAATTAAATAACTATCCCATGTGGTGCTTAAATTAATGGATTATTAAATAAAAGGGTTTCCACCCGAAAGTGGAAATTAAAAAATTATCTTGTTATAACTTTAATTGGACTTGGTTTTTTAACCACATCGCTCATTCTGACCGCTACGACGTGTTTAAGCCCTTTTTCCTTTGCAATGTCTATTAATCTCTGACTTATAACACCGTCAAATACTACTGCATATGTATTATTTTCGATGTTTTTAAGTTCATCATAGAGATTTTCAACTTTAACTTCTTTTAAGATGTTTAAAGCGTCATCAAAGATCTCTGCATTACCTGAACCTTCCAGGTCTTTTAATACATTTCGAAGAACGGTGATTTTATCTTCAGCTTTATCTTTTTCTTTTTCTTCTATTTTTTCAACTTTAACTCCAAGATCATGATACATCTGTTCAACAGGTACTTTGTCCCTTAAAGCTACCATTACTTCGTCCTTTTCAAGATCTTCAACTTCTTTTCCTCTTGGAGCTCTGGTGACATAATCTACTTCGCCAACCTGTAATAATTCTTTTAGTATAAGTTCTCCGCCTCTGTCTCCATCGACAAATGCAGTTACAGTTTTATTTTTAGTTAATTCTGCAACAGTTTTGGGTACACTTACTCCTTCTACTGCTATTGCATTTTTTACTCCATATTTGAGGAGGTTCAGGACATCTGCTCTTCCTTCAACTACCAGGATAGCGTCTGAAGTAGAGACGTTAGGTCCTGCAGGAAGCCTTTCATCACCAAATTCAGTTATTTCATGAATTCTCATGGCTTCTTTTACTTCTTCTATCATTTTAAGGCTTTCAGGAGTCACTTCTTCCATCATGCCTTTGTATAATTCTTTTGCTCTGTCAACAACTTTCCTTCTTTTAACAGCCCTTACATCTTCAACTTTAGAAACCTGTATGTAAGCTTCGCAAGGCCCTACACGATTGATTGTTTCAAGTGATGCTGCAAGAATTGCAGTTTCAACTCTATCTAGGCTTGAAGGGATTACTATTTCTCCTTTTGAGCGTCCTCCCCTTGAATTGATGTTGACTTTAATTCGCCCTATACGTCCTGTTTTTTGTAATTCTCTTAAATCAAGGTCATTGCTTAAAAGCCCTTCTGTCTGTCCAAAGATCGCACCGACGACGTCCGGCTTTTCTACAATTCCGTTAGCGTTAATTTGAGCG
This genomic window from Methanobacterium veterum contains:
- a CDS encoding ATP-binding protein, translated to MYVNMKKEFLGDIETTKDILIPKDPLNRVIGHDDIIKFVKIAAKQRRNLLLVGPPGIGKSLIAQAISFHLTKPNEEVTVVHNPERPERPFVELKTRKERENERIDLQKAEGDVVDPAEVPDAVAERLGFRCIHCGSFNSAYQSICPECGGDKFSHINARRKHLGDLLGMFEMNSGPISIPQDRVTTTRVKNGKEEVVIYERIDGDQIKILDQHALEKRRELVDEKPKNVIVPLKRKLFVQATGASETELLGDVRHDPYGGHPDLGTQPYERVVPGAIHEAHEGVLFIDEIVHIARLQRYILSAMQDKVFPIIGRNPQSAGSSVKVENVPCDFIFVGACNIRDIQYILPPLRSRIQGEGYEILMKTTMPDTEENVAKLAQFVAQEIEMDGKIPHASKGAVNILIDEARKRANVIDEQKDSLTLRLRDLGGVVKMAGDMAVMEGADLIIEKHMNFAVNNAISIEDQILKRYNSFENAIQKDLSSSQSMGNGKGYRPNENVDRSYM
- a CDS encoding WYL domain-containing protein, with the translated sequence MQNDIKNVICSAIQSKKMIQFNYEDSTRVAEPYCYGESKVGNEVLRAFQVKGESKSGKPVGWKLFKASKIKNVAVTDEYFAIGHHYGKEPVIKNSYCCIEL
- the xerA gene encoding site-specific tyrosine recombinase/integron integrase, producing the protein MNPYSNHMRRNGGEVVSEAHGYDIDESILERYDFPEMIEDYLIEMEIRNYSRNTIKTYKSIVINFYNFLLAEKNLTDDRRVLRAFKKYITHLKRDKNVSQNYIYLVTVVVKKFFEFGGIHILNEIKTPKRTKSLPKHLNEQEVKNLIHAYDKAGENITKHAQLRNLRNKVILALLYSSGLRVSELVYLHTDNVDLTERTIRIRGKGEKDRIVLFDGRTKTLIEEYIEKKDDDSPFLFVNRSGNHLTPRYIQMMIKDHAKAAGIKKKVTPHILRHSFATHLLKNGVDIRAIQQLLGHANLSTTQIYTSVDMHTLKNAYDKAKSVHGD
- the dnaG gene encoding DNA primase DnaG; protein product: MGKGEEISTTKYLIHAQINANGIVEKPDVVGAIFGQTEGLLSNDLDLRELQKTGRIGRIKVNINSRGGRSKGEIVIPSSLDRVETAILAASLETINRVGPCEAYIQVSKVEDVRAVKRRKVVDRAKELYKGMMEEVTPESLKMIEEVKEAMRIHEITEFGDERLPAGPNVSTSDAILVVEGRADVLNLLKYGVKNAIAVEGVSVPKTVAELTKNKTVTAFVDGDRGGELILKELLQVGEVDYVTRAPRGKEVEDLEKDEVMVALRDKVPVEQMYHDLGVKVEKIEEKEKDKAEDKITVLRNVLKDLEGSGNAEIFDDALNILKEVKVENLYDELKNIENNTYAVVFDGVISQRLIDIAKEKGLKHVVAVRMSDVVKKPSPIKVITR